One segment of Vulpes lagopus strain Blue_001 chromosome 8, ASM1834538v1, whole genome shotgun sequence DNA contains the following:
- the LOC121496484 gene encoding noncompact myelin-associated protein, whose product MTTATPLGGTTFFSLNVTTREDFLYKSSGAIVAAIVVVVIIIFAVVLILLKMYNRKMRTRRELEPKGPKPASPSALGPNNNSSQHPATVTFSPVDVHVETR is encoded by the exons ATGACCACAGCCACCCCTTTGGGGGGTACTACGTTCTTCTCATTGAACGTGACCACCAGAGAAGACTTCCTGTACAAGA GTTCCGGAGCCATCGTTGCTGCCATTGTGGTAGTTGTCATCATCATCTTCGCTGTGGTTCTGATCCTGCTAAAGATGTACAACAG GAAAATGAGGACGAGGCGGGAGCTGGAGCCCAAGGGGCCCAAGCCAGCCTCGCCTTCTGCCTTGGGCCCAAACAACAACAGCAGCCAGCACCCTGCAACCGTGACCTTCAGCCCCGTTGACGTCCACGTGGAGACTCGGTGA